The genomic region AACCTAATAACGCCGAGCTAAAACTTAGACGTTGGTTGATCAATCATGATTATGTGATTATTGACGAAACTATTTTAGAAGAGAATGATAAAATATATGAGATTCTTGTCGCAGAGCCAGGTGTGAACCCCCTAAGCTATTCATTTGAGGACTATCTATTCGGGAGAATATTAAGAACTGAAAAGAGTACTATTTTTGTAAAAAAATGGAAAAAAGAATTAGATAAATATGATTATATTTTACAACGTTTAGCTGAGTCCAATCGTGATACAAGAGATAAAAAAAGTGAAGTAGAACGAATGATGATGATAATAAAGGAGGAAATCTCATGACAAAACTAACCGGTCATGAACTAGTGGTAGCTTTTGAAAAAAAATACCCGCTTTGGTTAGCAGAAGAAGGGGATCCAGTAGGATTGCACGTGGGAGACTTGAATCGTCCTGTAAAAAAAATACTAGTAACCTTAGATGTACGACCCGAAGTCGTTAAAGAAGCAATTGAAAACAAAGTGGATTTTATCCTAGCCCATCATCCTCCCATCTATAAACCCATCGCGCGTTTAGACCTTTCAGAACCCCAGAACAAAATGTACGCAGATTTAATTAAACATGATATAACGGTTTATGCTGCCCATACAAATGTGGATAACGCAACGAATGGAATGAATGACTGGTTATCGGAGGCACTTGAATTAAAAGATTTAGAGATTATGTCAGTTTCTAAAACCATTCCTTTAAAACGATTAAATGTTTATGTGCCAAAAGAAGCCGTTGAGAAGGTTCGACGTGCTATAACAGAAGCGGGAGCTGGTAATATTTCTAATGATTATCAAGATTGTTCTTATTCCGTTTCGGGTGTTGGCCGCTTTACTCCAATAGCAGACGCGAATCCAGCTATTGGAGAGGTTGGGAAGCCGGAAGAAGTAGCGGAAGAAAGAATAGAGGTTGTTTTACAAGCCTCAAAAGTGGCATCTGTTTTAAGTGCCATGCTTCAAGCGCACCCTTATGAAGAGCCGGTTTACGAAATTTATTCCATTGACCAAACCCAAAAAGAATCATTTGGTCTTGGAAGAGTAGGTGAATTACCAAAAGAAATGACTATTTCTGAATGTGTGGAGTATATCAAAAAAGCATTTGATGTCACCGGAGTTCGGATTGTCCTTCCACCTACTACTTCTTTGAATGATTTAGTCAAGCGCGTTGCAATTTGTGGCGGTGACGCTGGAAAATACTATAAAGAGGCTATTAAGAAACAAGCAGATATCTATATTACGGGAGACGTCTATTACCATACCGCTCATGACATGCAAGCAGACGGTCTGACAGTGATTGATCCCGGCCACATTATTGAAAAAATCTGTATTCCAAAATTAGCAGATATGCTCTATGTGTGGGCTGAAAAGGAAGAATGGGCACTTGAAATTATTAAATCTCAAGTTGCTACGAATCCATTTATTTTTGATCATGAATTGTAAAGAAGAAGGAGAACTCAGCTATGAAGGAAAAATTAATCGCGCGTTTTTTGACCTATGTCAAATACGATACGCGTTCAGATGAATCAAGTGACACGGTCCCTTCGACATTGTCCCAAGTTTCTTTTGCTAAAGAAATTATCATCCCACATCTAAAGGAAATAGGTCTTTCTAATATTGACTATAACTCTGATAATGGTTTTGTAACAGCAGTATTACCAGCAAATACGAAAGGAGCGCCTACAATCGGTTTTATTGCCCACATGGATACCGCTGACTTCGAATCGAAACAGGTTCAACCAGTCTTTCATGAAAACTACAATGGCAAAAAAATTGTTCTAGATGCCAAAAAAAATATTGTCTTATCCCCAGATGATTTTCCTAATTTAAAAAATTATGTCGGGCAAACCTTGATTACAACCGATGGCCATACTTTATTAGGAGCTGATGATAAAGCTGGAATTGCTGAAATTATGTCAGCTGTAGAGATAATTAAAAATGATGAAACAATCCTTCATGGTGATATAAAGGTTGCTTTTGGGCCAGATGAAGAAATCGGTAAAGGCGCAGATCTGTTTGATGTTGAGGGATTTGCTGCAGATTTTGCTTATACTATGGACGGTGGTCCAGTAGGTGAGTTGCAATTTGAAAGCTTTAACGCTGCACAAGCTACCGTCTATATACAAGGTAAGAATGTGCATCCTGGTACTGCTAAAAACACCATGGTTAATGCAATCAAGTTAGCGATGACTTTTGACGCACAACTACCGCAAAATGAAGTGCCAGAAAAAACAGAAGGGCGAGAAGGTTTCTACCATCTTCTAGGTATTGAAGGAACAGTGGAAGAAAGTAAGTTAGTATATATCATTCGTGATCATGACCGCAATCGTTTCGAGGCTAAGAAAAAAAACCTTCAGTCTCAAGCAGATAAAATGAACGCTGCTTTTCCTGAACCGCGTCTTAAAATTGAGATGGATGATCAATACTATAATATGGGTGAAATTTTAAAAGATGATTGGCAGGCCGTTGAGTTAGCTAAACGTGCAATGGAGTCTTTAGATATCGAACCCATTATCGAACCTATTCGTGGTGGTACTGATGGTTCTAAATTAACTTATATGGGATTACCTACACCTAATATTTTTGCTGGCGGAGAAAACTTTCATGGTCGCTACGAGTATATCACGGTAGAAGCAATGGAAAAAGCGACAGAAGTGATTGTCGAAATCATTCGTCAAAGTACCTTGGCAGCTAATTAAGATGTCAGAGGAAGTGATGATTAGCTGGCTCATCTTTGCTAATAGTTGGCTTTTTGGTTTAATGTATATTGATAAAAAAAAGGCTTCAAAAAGACAATGGCGTATACCAGAGAGAACGCTCCTCATATTAGGAATTCTAGGCGGAGCGTTTGGTGGGTTGTTTGGAATGATTGTTTTCCGACATAAAACGAAACATACTTATTTTTATTGGATATACGGGTCTATGATCACTATTTGGTTAGGCTTCATCTTTCGTTTTTATAATTAAAAAGTTAAAAGCCAATGAGCAGGCCTCATTGGCTTTTTAACAAGTGAGATATGGTATAATTACATGGTTGATAAAGGGGGATAAAGATGGACGGAATCTTACCATTATGGAAAGAGCGTGGCATGACAAGTCACGATTGCGTTTTCCAGCTAAGAAAAATATTGAAAACAAAAAAAGTCGGACATACGGGTACTTTGGATCCTGAAGTGGATGGAGTTTTACCTATTTGTATAGGACCGGCAACAAAAGTGGCAGAATTTATGACAGATATGGGGAAAGCTTACCAAGGTGAAATTACTTTGGGCTATGCAACGACAACAGAAGATGCTCATGGTGATATTACGGACCGTCAACCCGTCATAACCGCACCTACAGAAGCAGAAGTAGATCAGATCATGCAAACCTTTATTGGAACGATTGAACAAATACCCCCTATGTATTCTGCAGTAAAAGTAAATGGAAAAAAACTTTACGAGTATGCTCGTAATGGCGAGTCAGTAGAGCGACCTGTTCGAAAAGCTTCTATTTATTCGTTTGTACGAACCAGTAGCTTGCCTTACGATGCTCACAATGAAACGGTCTCTTGGGATTTTGAAGTCCACTGTGGGAAAGGAACTTATGTACGAACGCTAGCTGTTGATTTGGGAAGGAAGCTGGGTTATCCCGCTCATATGTCGCGTTTAACGCGTACAGCAAGTGGTCCTTATACAAAGGAAAACTGTGCGACTCTAGATCAAGTACGTGAGTTGATGACAGCAGGCGCTATTCAAACAGTCCTACAACCCATCGAAGCAATTTTTACTGATTTACCGGCCTACCAAGCATCAGAAGCAATGTGGGATAAAATTAAAGATGGCGCAGTTTTAGATTCCGCCTTATTTACTGGTGTAGAAGAAGAACCTTTAATCGCCATTTACTATCAAAATAGATTAGTAGCCTTATATAAAAATCATCCTTCAAAAATAGGAATGAAAAAGCCGAGAAAGATGTTTTTAACATCGATTGGTCAATGAAAGAGTGAGAGTATGGAAATAATTAATATACATCATCCTTATACCAAAGAACAAATACCAAGTGATCCTGTGGTCTTGGCATTGGGTTTTTTTGATGGTGTACACGCCGGGCATCGAACTGTGATTGAAACAGCAAAAAAAGAAGCCAAAAAACGGCATGCTAAACTAGCTGTTATGACATTTAATCATCATCCTAGTATTGTTTTTAAGAAAGTAGATGCCGAGAGTATCCGCTATTTATCCGTTCAAGATAGAAAAAATCAACTCATGAAAGAGTTAGGAGTTGATTATCTCTATATTATTGAATTTACTTATGATTTTGGAACGTTACAACCCCAAGAGTTTGTGGATGATTATATCGTTGGGTTAAATGCCTTAGCTATCGTAGCAGGATTTGATTATACTTATGGACCTAAAGACATTGCGGACATGGCACACCTGCCAGATTATGCACGAAAACGGTTTGATATTATTGAAGTAGCACCACAAATTGAGAACGGCTATGAAAAAATTAGCTCGACCAGTATTCGTGAAGCACTTGATACAGGTAACATTGAAAAAGCGAATAGAATGTTAGGGTATATCTACCAATTTAGCGGTTATGTGATGCATGGAGATGCGAGAGGACGGGAGCTTGGTTACCCAACAGCGAATATAAAAATACCTAAAAATATCCGATTGCCTAAAGGAGGCGTTTATGTTGTCTCTGTTCTTGTACAAGGTCAATGGTTTAGAGGAATGGCTTCGATTGGGTATAATATAACCTTTGAGGAAAACCGTGATAAAACAGTAGAAGTCAATATCTTTGATTTTGATAAGATGATTTATGGTGAACAGATAACGGTAAGGTGGCACCATTATTTGCGCGATGAAGTAAAATTTTCAGGAGTTGAAAGTTTAATTGTGCAACTAGATGAGGATAAAAAAGCGGCCGATGCCTATTTTGAAGAACATGGAATGCCAATTGAATCAGAATAGATTGGAGTTTATATTATGACAGCAGCTTATCTACACATACCCTTTTGCGATCATATCTGCTTTTACTGCGACTTTAATAAGGTTTTTTTAGAAGGGCAACCGGTAGATGCATATGTGGAGGCAGTCATTCGCGAAATGGCTATCATGCGTGAACAATATCCTCAAGAAAAAGTAGAAACATTTTATGTTGGTGGGGGGACACCAACAACGCTAACAGCTAAACAAATGGAAAAATTGTTAAAAGGTATCCGAACCTACTTTCCTATGGCGCAAGATGCAGAATTTACTATGGAAGCCAATCCAGAAAGTATTACGTCAGAAAAATTTAAGGTTATGAAAGAATATGGTGTCAATCGATTGAGTATGGGAGTTCAATCTTTTAATGACAAGATACTAAAACGAATTGGTCGGATCCATACCTCTGATCAAGTTTATGAAGGGGTCAAACTCGCACGGGATGCTGGATTTGAAAATATCAGTATTGATCTTATATTTCGTTTACCTACTCAAACCGTCAACGATTTCGCCGATACACTAACAAAAGCTTTGGAGTTAGATTTACCACATTATTCCATTTACTCTTTAATTCTAGAAAATAAAACCATTTTTTATAATTTGATGCGCCAAGGAAAACTACCACTGCCGAGTGAAGATGAAGAAGTAGAAATGTATGCATTAGCGATTGATACTATGGACAAATTTGGTAGAAAACAGTATGAAATTTCTAGTTATGCAAAACCTGGTTACCAGTCCCAACACAACCTTGCTTATTGGAAAAATGATCATTACTTCGGGTTTGGAGCAGGGGCACACGGTTATCTTCACGATAACCGTTATGTTAATCATGGTCCCATACAGCATTACTTAGCACCTTTAGAAAAGAATCAGTCTCCAATTATTTACAATAATGAAATTACAAACCGAAACAAAATAGAAGAAGAAATGATATTAGGACTAAGAACCATGCAAGGCATTGACTTATCAAAATTTAAATTTAAGTATGGAAAGCCGGTTACGGATTACTATGATATAGAAATTAAAACCTTGCAACAAAAAGGGCTACTAAAATTAGAGGATAATCATTTGCGTTTAACACGCCAAGGGACTTTTTTAGGTAACGAAGTTTTTCAGTCTTTTTTATTTAACTAAATTATGGATGAATTTTGTTGACAAAGAAATGCCTACATGATAAATTAAATCATAGGTTAGCACTCAAGAACCCTAAGTGCTAAAGCGAGGTGAAAGGATGTTAACAGAGAGACAACTATTAATTTTGAATTTAATTATTGATCACTATGTTGAGCATGGCGAGCCAATTGGTTCGAACACTTTGTTGGAAGAATCCAATTTACCTGTTTCGCCAGCAACAATAAGGAATGAAATGATGCGGATAGAAGAACTGGGTTTTTTGAAAAAAATGCACTCATCATCCGGAAGGATTCCATCGATCCTAGGGTACCGTCATTATGTCGATCAATTAATGGCAAAGAAGCGTGAACTGTCGTTTGAAGATATTCGAAAACAAGTCCAAGCATCTCTACGCGTTCCCTATAAAGAGGCTCAAGAAATTGTTGAATCATCTGCAGAATTACTTTCGTATATGACAAATTATACGGCTTTGAGTATTGGTCCTGAAAAAACAAACAGCCGTTTGACAGGATTCAGGCTAGTTCCGGTTACGAAAGGCCAGTTTATGGCTATTTTGGTAACGGATAAAGGTTATGTAGAGAGTAAAATCCTGACGATTCCACATGCAATTTCTGCTGCAAAAATCCAAAAAATGGTCAATATTTTTAATGAAGAATTAGTTGGTTTGAAGTTGATGGATGTTCATAATAAATTGCAAGTAGAAATTCCACGTATTATCGACAAATTCGTAGGAAATGAAATTGATTTGCATGCAATTTTTCGCGGGATTTTATCAAAAATGGATAGTGAACGAATTTATGTGGGTGGAGAAATGAACTTATTGAATTACTTCAATTTTGAAGAAGTCAATCAAAGGGAAAAAATTAAATCCATATACAATCTCATTCACGAATCAAAAGATTTACAAGAACTATTAGTACCAGATCACAATGATATTTCAGTTCGCATTGGGACTGAAATGGGCAATGATTTACTATCAAACTTTAGTTTGATAACGGCCTCCTATGATTCCGGTCATAATGGTAAGGGGCTAATTGCGTTACTTGGCCCAACAAATATGCCGTATGAGCAAACCATCAATATTATGCGTATCATGCGTGATGAGTTATCTGATAGTATGCATGGTTTTTATCAAAACGAGTAAAGGAGAATAGCCGTGACTGAAGAAAATAAGCAAGAAAAAGAATTTGAAGAAACAGATGTTGTTGAAGAAGAAGCAGCAGAAGTATCAGAAGAAACGGAATTGAACCAACAACTAGAGGAAGCACAGGACCGTTATTTAAGAGTACAAGCGGAACTTGCTAATATCCAAAAAAGAAATGCCAAAGAAAGACAAGATGCGGCTAAGTATCGTTCACAAAGCTTAGCTACTGAACTTTTACCTGTTATCGATAACCTAGAACGCGCTTTAGAAATAGAAGTTGACGATGAGAAAGCAGTTAACTTTAAAAAAGGTGTTGAGATGGTTTATAATATGATGGTGGAAGCATTGAAGAATGAAAAAATTGAAGCAATTAATCCAATCAATGAGCCATTTGATCCGAATTTCCATATGTCTATTCAGGTACAAGAGGCAGAAGAAGGACAAGAGCCTGATACTGTTATCAACGTCATTCAAAAAGGTTATAAATTGAATGACCGTATCTTGAGACCAGCGATGGTCGTTGTAGCACAATAAGGAATCAATATTTATTAAATAAATTTATGAAAAGAGAGGAAATTAACTATGAGTAAAATTATTGGTATTGACTTAGGAACTACAAACTCAGCGGTAGCTGTTTTAGAAGGTGGAGAAGCAAAGATTATTCCAAATCCAGAGGGTAATCGTACGACTCCATCTGTTGTTTCATTTAAAAATGGAGAAATTCAAGTTGGTGAAGTAGCAAAACGCCAAGCTATCACAAACCCAAACACTATTGGTTCAATTAAACGCCATATGGGTGAAACCGGTTATACAGTAAAAATGGAAGACAAAACCTATACACCTCAAGAAGTTTCCGCAATGATTCTACAGTATCTAAAAGGTTATGCGGAATCATATTTAGGTGAAACTGTTGAGAAAGCTGTTATTACAGTTCCAGCTTACTTTAACGATGCACAACGCCAAGCTACTAAAGATGCTGGACGTATTGCAGGTTTAGAAGTTGAACGTATTGTTAACGAGCCAACTGCTGCAGCTCTTGCTTATGGTTTGGATAAAACAGAAAAAGAAGAAAAAATTCTTGTTTTTGACCTTGGTGGAGGAACGTTTGATGTTTCTGTCCTTGAACTAGGTGATGGTGTCTTTGATGTACTAAGTACAACTGGTGACAATGAACTTGGTGGCGATGACTTTGATAGTAAAATCATTGAATACATGGTTGCTGAGTTTAAGAAAGAAAATGGTATTGACTTATCTAATGATAAAATGGCTAAACAACGTTTGAAAGATGCAGCTGAAAAAGCTAAAAAAGACTTATCCGGTGTGACATCTACACAAATTAGTTTACCATTTATCACAGCTGGCGAAGCCGGTCCATTGCACTTGGAAATGACTTTGACACGTGCGAAATTTGATGAATTAACACAAAGCTTAGTTGAACGTACAAAGGCTCCGGTTCGTCGTGCTCTAGAAGATGCTGGCGTAAAACAAGGAGATATTGACGAAGTCATCTTAGTAGGTGGTTCAACACGTATTCCAGCCGTTATTGAAGCAGTGCGTCGTGAATCAGGTAAAGAGCCAAATAAATCGGTTAACCCTGACGAAGTAGTAGCAATGGGTGCAGCTATTCAAGCAGGTGTTATCTCTGGTGATGTGAAAGATATTGTCCTATTAGATGTAACACCATTATCACTTGGTATCGAAACAATGGGTGGCGTATTTACAAAATTGATTGATCGTAATACAACAATTCCAACAAGTAAGTCCCAAGTATTCTCAACAGCAGCTGACAACCAACCAGCCGTAGACGTACACGTTTTACAAGGAGAACGACCAATGGCAGCAGATAACAAAACATTAGGTCGCTTCCAACTGACTGATATTCCACCAGCACCACGTGGTATCCCACAAATCGAAGTAACGTTTGATATTGATAAAAACGGGATCGTTAATGTAAGTGCAAAAGATTTAGGAACACAAAAAGAACAAAAAATTACAATCAAATCTTCTTCAGGCCTAACAGATGAAGAAATTGAAAAAATGGTAAAAGATGCCGAAGCAAACGCTGAAGCAGATAAAATACGTAGAGAAGAAGTAGAACTTCGTAATGAAGTCGACCAATTGATTTTCCAAACAGATAAAACATTAAAAGATCTCGAAGGAAAAGTAGATGCAGACGAAGTGAAAAAAGCTGAAGATGCACGCGATGAGCTAAAAGAAGCAGTTGAAGCAAATGATCTAGAAGCTATGAAAACAAAACGCGATGCATTAAATGAAATTGTTCAAAACTTAACGGTAAAATTATACGAACAAGCAGCAGCTGAACAACAAAGTCAAGAAGGACCAGAAGGTTCTGAAGGTTCAGATGATGGCGTTGTAGACGCAGATTTTGAAGAAGTAGACTAATAACTTACTATATAAATCAGAAAAATAGCAGGGAATCCCTTCCTTGCTTTTT from Jeotgalibaca dankookensis harbors:
- the truB gene encoding tRNA pseudouridine(55) synthase TruB yields the protein MDGILPLWKERGMTSHDCVFQLRKILKTKKVGHTGTLDPEVDGVLPICIGPATKVAEFMTDMGKAYQGEITLGYATTTEDAHGDITDRQPVITAPTEAEVDQIMQTFIGTIEQIPPMYSAVKVNGKKLYEYARNGESVERPVRKASIYSFVRTSSLPYDAHNETVSWDFEVHCGKGTYVRTLAVDLGRKLGYPAHMSRLTRTASGPYTKENCATLDQVRELMTAGAIQTVLQPIEAIFTDLPAYQASEAMWDKIKDGAVLDSALFTGVEEEPLIAIYYQNRLVALYKNHPSKIGMKKPRKMFLTSIGQ
- the hrcA gene encoding heat-inducible transcriptional repressor HrcA, with the translated sequence MLTERQLLILNLIIDHYVEHGEPIGSNTLLEESNLPVSPATIRNEMMRIEELGFLKKMHSSSGRIPSILGYRHYVDQLMAKKRELSFEDIRKQVQASLRVPYKEAQEIVESSAELLSYMTNYTALSIGPEKTNSRLTGFRLVPVTKGQFMAILVTDKGYVESKILTIPHAISAAKIQKMVNIFNEELVGLKLMDVHNKLQVEIPRIIDKFVGNEIDLHAIFRGILSKMDSERIYVGGEMNLLNYFNFEEVNQREKIKSIYNLIHESKDLQELLVPDHNDISVRIGTEMGNDLLSNFSLITASYDSGHNGKGLIALLGPTNMPYEQTINIMRIMRDELSDSMHGFYQNE
- the dnaK gene encoding molecular chaperone DnaK, with amino-acid sequence MSKIIGIDLGTTNSAVAVLEGGEAKIIPNPEGNRTTPSVVSFKNGEIQVGEVAKRQAITNPNTIGSIKRHMGETGYTVKMEDKTYTPQEVSAMILQYLKGYAESYLGETVEKAVITVPAYFNDAQRQATKDAGRIAGLEVERIVNEPTAAALAYGLDKTEKEEKILVFDLGGGTFDVSVLELGDGVFDVLSTTGDNELGGDDFDSKIIEYMVAEFKKENGIDLSNDKMAKQRLKDAAEKAKKDLSGVTSTQISLPFITAGEAGPLHLEMTLTRAKFDELTQSLVERTKAPVRRALEDAGVKQGDIDEVILVGGSTRIPAVIEAVRRESGKEPNKSVNPDEVVAMGAAIQAGVISGDVKDIVLLDVTPLSLGIETMGGVFTKLIDRNTTIPTSKSQVFSTAADNQPAVDVHVLQGERPMAADNKTLGRFQLTDIPPAPRGIPQIEVTFDIDKNGIVNVSAKDLGTQKEQKITIKSSSGLTDEEIEKMVKDAEANAEADKIRREEVELRNEVDQLIFQTDKTLKDLEGKVDADEVKKAEDARDELKEAVEANDLEAMKTKRDALNEIVQNLTVKLYEQAAAEQQSQEGPEGSEGSDDGVVDADFEEVD
- a CDS encoding Nif3-like dinuclear metal center hexameric protein, translating into MTKLTGHELVVAFEKKYPLWLAEEGDPVGLHVGDLNRPVKKILVTLDVRPEVVKEAIENKVDFILAHHPPIYKPIARLDLSEPQNKMYADLIKHDITVYAAHTNVDNATNGMNDWLSEALELKDLEIMSVSKTIPLKRLNVYVPKEAVEKVRRAITEAGAGNISNDYQDCSYSVSGVGRFTPIADANPAIGEVGKPEEVAEERIEVVLQASKVASVLSAMLQAHPYEEPVYEIYSIDQTQKESFGLGRVGELPKEMTISECVEYIKKAFDVTGVRIVLPPTTSLNDLVKRVAICGGDAGKYYKEAIKKQADIYITGDVYYHTAHDMQADGLTVIDPGHIIEKICIPKLADMLYVWAEKEEWALEIIKSQVATNPFIFDHEL
- the pepT gene encoding peptidase T, producing MKEKLIARFLTYVKYDTRSDESSDTVPSTLSQVSFAKEIIIPHLKEIGLSNIDYNSDNGFVTAVLPANTKGAPTIGFIAHMDTADFESKQVQPVFHENYNGKKIVLDAKKNIVLSPDDFPNLKNYVGQTLITTDGHTLLGADDKAGIAEIMSAVEIIKNDETILHGDIKVAFGPDEEIGKGADLFDVEGFAADFAYTMDGGPVGELQFESFNAAQATVYIQGKNVHPGTAKNTMVNAIKLAMTFDAQLPQNEVPEKTEGREGFYHLLGIEGTVEESKLVYIIRDHDRNRFEAKKKNLQSQADKMNAAFPEPRLKIEMDDQYYNMGEILKDDWQAVELAKRAMESLDIEPIIEPIRGGTDGSKLTYMGLPTPNIFAGGENFHGRYEYITVEAMEKATEVIVEIIRQSTLAAN
- the ribF gene encoding riboflavin biosynthesis protein RibF; its protein translation is MEIINIHHPYTKEQIPSDPVVLALGFFDGVHAGHRTVIETAKKEAKKRHAKLAVMTFNHHPSIVFKKVDAESIRYLSVQDRKNQLMKELGVDYLYIIEFTYDFGTLQPQEFVDDYIVGLNALAIVAGFDYTYGPKDIADMAHLPDYARKRFDIIEVAPQIENGYEKISSTSIREALDTGNIEKANRMLGYIYQFSGYVMHGDARGRELGYPTANIKIPKNIRLPKGGVYVVSVLVQGQWFRGMASIGYNITFEENRDKTVEVNIFDFDKMIYGEQITVRWHHYLRDEVKFSGVESLIVQLDEDKKAADAYFEEHGMPIESE
- the hemW gene encoding radical SAM family heme chaperone HemW; translation: MTAAYLHIPFCDHICFYCDFNKVFLEGQPVDAYVEAVIREMAIMREQYPQEKVETFYVGGGTPTTLTAKQMEKLLKGIRTYFPMAQDAEFTMEANPESITSEKFKVMKEYGVNRLSMGVQSFNDKILKRIGRIHTSDQVYEGVKLARDAGFENISIDLIFRLPTQTVNDFADTLTKALELDLPHYSIYSLILENKTIFYNLMRQGKLPLPSEDEEVEMYALAIDTMDKFGRKQYEISSYAKPGYQSQHNLAYWKNDHYFGFGAGAHGYLHDNRYVNHGPIQHYLAPLEKNQSPIIYNNEITNRNKIEEEMILGLRTMQGIDLSKFKFKYGKPVTDYYDIEIKTLQQKGLLKLEDNHLRLTRQGTFLGNEVFQSFLFN
- the grpE gene encoding nucleotide exchange factor GrpE encodes the protein MTEENKQEKEFEETDVVEEEAAEVSEETELNQQLEEAQDRYLRVQAELANIQKRNAKERQDAAKYRSQSLATELLPVIDNLERALEIEVDDEKAVNFKKGVEMVYNMMVEALKNEKIEAINPINEPFDPNFHMSIQVQEAEEGQEPDTVINVIQKGYKLNDRILRPAMVVVAQ
- a CDS encoding DUF1294 domain-containing protein encodes the protein MISWLIFANSWLFGLMYIDKKKASKRQWRIPERTLLILGILGGAFGGLFGMIVFRHKTKHTYFYWIYGSMITIWLGFIFRFYN